From the Phyllobacterium sp. T1293 genome, the window TTCGGCTTCAGCACGCGGCGGCAGGCCAGCAGCCAGGCGCGGGTAAAGGCATCATAGGCCTGAAAACTGTCGAACTGGTCCCAATGATCATCGACAGCATCGACCTTCGACTGATCCGGGCGATGCAGATCGCCATCAAGCTGCAGATTATAGGGAGGATCGGCAAAGATAACATCAATCGAATGGTCAGGGAGACGATTGAGGGCGGCAACACAGTCGCCTTTGAGGATCGTGTCGAGCCAGGACGATTGCGGTGCAGCCTGGGGCAGGTCATTGACGAGACGAACAACGGACATGGGATACTCGATTACTGGAGACGCGTTACTGAACTGTCCTTATGGTTACCGAGCAGGGTAAACATCGCGTTAAAGCCAATCGATATCTCCCGCGATATCTCTGACCGGTGCGCTTTTCTTTGACGCCCCGGCAATAAGAGTGTAGTCGATGCCGGTAATCCCCCAAGCTTGACCCAAAGCTGCTCAATGCAGCTATTTTTCACGAACAGGTATGACGGAATGGAACCCCAGCTGATTATTTTCGACTGCGATGGCGTGCTCGTCGATTCAGAGATACTCGCCGCTGAAGTCGAATCGAAACTGTTGACAGAGTCGGGTTATCCGATCGAACCGGAGGTTCTTGCCGAACGCTTCGCCGGACTGACCTGGACCGACATTCTCATTCAGGTGGAAAAGGAATCCGGTGTACCCATCTCCGCCTCGCTGATTGAAGAAACAACGCGCCAGATGGATCACAAGCTGCGCAATGAACTGAATGTCATCGATGGTATCGAGCAGGTCGTTGCCGCTCTGAAATATCCCAAATGCATAGCGTCGAACTCGACCAGCGCTGCATTGAAGATGATGCTGGAGCAGAGCACGCTCTATGATCTCTTCGCCCCGAACATTTTCTCGGCACGCGAAGTGGGAAGCCAGAAGCCAAAGCCTGCCCCTGACGTTTTCCTGTTTGCGGCAAAGCATTTCAATGTCGAACCCGCCCGCTGCATCGTGATCGAAGATTCGTCGCACGGCGTCCATGCGGCAGCAACTGCGGGAATGCGTGTTATCGGTTTTACCGGTGGTGCCCACACCTATCCGGGTCATGCGGACAAGCTGACCGATGCGGGCGCGGAAACCGTCATCAGCCGTCACCGCGACCTGCCCGCCGTTCTCGACGCGATGGCCGTCTGGTCCGAGGCTGTTTGAACTGATGTGCAAAGAATAAACTGGCGCCGTTCAAAAGCGATGCCTTCACCAAAGAAAAAGGCGGCCAATCGGCCGCCTTCTTTTTTACTTCTTCTTTTTGGTTTTCGTCTTTGCCTGCGTGTCATCCGGACCTTCATCAAATCCGATGAAAATCTGGACTTCCTTTGCTGCGGCTGCCGGAAAGCTGACATTGGGGTCGTTAAAAATGAACTGTGCTGCAGCGGATGTGTCAGTTGCGGAAATCGGCTGCCTGTACAGTTTGGAATAGACGACGTTCGAGCCCTGCATGACTGCGACGCGGATCGGCATGGTCAGTGTGCCGGGGCTGAATTTCGGTCCCGGAACCACCTTGCCCGATATGGCGACATTCATGGTGAGCGCGCCGTCGGCACGCTTGCAAGAACGACTCTGGTCCGCAACCGACGCCTGATAGATCAGATTTTCCGGTGCTTTTGGTGCCTTGCCGTAATTGTTGAAAATCGCTGTACCTTCGCGGATCGTTACCGGCGGGCAGTAGGCGGTTA encodes:
- a CDS encoding HAD family hydrolase; translated protein: MEPQLIIFDCDGVLVDSEILAAEVESKLLTESGYPIEPEVLAERFAGLTWTDILIQVEKESGVPISASLIEETTRQMDHKLRNELNVIDGIEQVVAALKYPKCIASNSTSAALKMMLEQSTLYDLFAPNIFSAREVGSQKPKPAPDVFLFAAKHFNVEPARCIVIEDSSHGVHAAATAGMRVIGFTGGAHTYPGHADKLTDAGAETVISRHRDLPAVLDAMAVWSEAV